Within Bremerella sp. JC817, the genomic segment TCGAGGAAGTCGGCCCCGACGCGTGAAGGAGGCCGGGCCTGCAGGTATACCGCGTTGATATTGAAGGTCAGTGCCGGCTGGAGCGGCCTGCTTTCCAGACCCGAAGCCACCGCCGATTCCGCCGTGAAATTGTCGACGATCGCCATGCCGAGACCAGCCCGCACGAGGGCAGCCGCAATGTAATAGGTGCGCGAGGACGCGGTCTCGGTCAGCGTTAC encodes:
- a CDS encoding LysR substrate-binding domain-containing protein, with the translated sequence VTLTETASSRTYYIAAALVRAGLGMAIVDNFTAESAVASGLESRPLQPALTFNINAVYLQARPPSRVGADFLDLLASVIDAV